One window from the genome of Pelobates fuscus isolate aPelFus1 chromosome 13, aPelFus1.pri, whole genome shotgun sequence encodes:
- the LOC134583262 gene encoding protein kinase C delta type-like isoform X1, with protein sequence MLATLKNKTARVAVKVIKKRPMKAHRIVEERNVLKAAGECPFLCPGLAAFQTPAHAFFVMPHVSGGNLSDILKKEHCLDRHKVKDLKPDNILFERNGHVKIADFGVVATDIFSGDTTTGVIGSRIYMAPEVILIQAYGPAADWWSFGSINYEMLSGRHPFFTGQEIELYNACVTTVEPRYPCSFAGVTHDFLSKLLTKDPKLRLGVNGDIRGHPFYSGIDWKNLEAKKIPPPYQPRVPYGDLSSECQEESLSFLNDSNTSEYTENIPGLSFTSHKWRD encoded by the exons ATGCTGGCAACGCTAAAAAACAAGACCGCAAGAGTGGCTGTGAAAGTCATCAAGAAAAGGCCAATGAAGGCACATAGGATTGTTGAAGAGAGGAATGTCCTGAAGGCGGCAGGTGAATGCCCCTTCCTCTGCCCTGGATTAGCTGCCTTTCAGACACCG GCCCACGCGTTCTTCGTTATGCCACATGTGAGTGGAGGCAACCTGAGCGATATCCTCAAGAAGGAACACTGCCTCGATCGCCACAAAGTAAA AGACCTTAAGCCAGATAATATATTGTTTGAGAGAAATGGCCATGTTAAGATTGCCGATTTTGGAGTGGTGGCAACAGATATATTTTCAGGAGACACTACCACGGGTGTGATTGGGTCTAGGATCTACATGGCCCCAGAG GTGATTTTAATCCAGGCGTACGGCCCTGCAGCTGACTGGTGGTCCTTCGGCTCGATTAATTATGAGATGCTGAGTGGAAGGCACCCATTTTTCACCGGTCAGGAAATAGAACTTTACAATGCCTGTGTGACGACCGTGGAACCCCGTTACCCATGCTCATTTGCAGGAGTAACACATGACTTCCTATCTAAG CTCCTCACGAAAGACCCAAAATTGCGCCTTGGGGTAAATGGTGACATCAGGGGTCATCCATTTTACAGCGGGATAGATTGGAAGAACTTGGAGGCCAAAAAAATTCCTCCTCCATACCAGCCACGAGTG CCTTATGGCGACCTATCATCTGAGTGCCAGGAGGAGTCCCTCTCATTTCTGAATGATAGTAACACATCAGAATACACCGAGAACATCCCTGGCTTATCTTTCACCAGCCACAAATGGAGGGACTAA
- the LOC134583262 gene encoding protein kinase C theta type-like isoform X2, with protein sequence MPHVSGGNLSDILKKEHCLDRHKVKFMSAEMVCGIQFLHRHGIIHRDLKPDNILFERNGHVKIADFGVVATDIFSGDTTTGVIGSRIYMAPEVILIQAYGPAADWWSFGSINYEMLSGRHPFFTGQEIELYNACVTTVEPRYPCSFAGVTHDFLSKLLTKDPKLRLGVNGDIRGHPFYSGIDWKNLEAKKIPPPYQPRVPYGDLSSECQEESLSFLNDSNTSEYTENIPGLSFTSHKWRD encoded by the exons ATGCCACATGTGAGTGGAGGCAACCTGAGCGATATCCTCAAGAAGGAACACTGCCTCGATCGCCACAAAGTAAA ATTTATGTCAGCAGAAATGGTCTGTGGCATCCAATTTCTCCACAGACATGGCATTATTCATCG AGACCTTAAGCCAGATAATATATTGTTTGAGAGAAATGGCCATGTTAAGATTGCCGATTTTGGAGTGGTGGCAACAGATATATTTTCAGGAGACACTACCACGGGTGTGATTGGGTCTAGGATCTACATGGCCCCAGAG GTGATTTTAATCCAGGCGTACGGCCCTGCAGCTGACTGGTGGTCCTTCGGCTCGATTAATTATGAGATGCTGAGTGGAAGGCACCCATTTTTCACCGGTCAGGAAATAGAACTTTACAATGCCTGTGTGACGACCGTGGAACCCCGTTACCCATGCTCATTTGCAGGAGTAACACATGACTTCCTATCTAAG CTCCTCACGAAAGACCCAAAATTGCGCCTTGGGGTAAATGGTGACATCAGGGGTCATCCATTTTACAGCGGGATAGATTGGAAGAACTTGGAGGCCAAAAAAATTCCTCCTCCATACCAGCCACGAGTG CCTTATGGCGACCTATCATCTGAGTGCCAGGAGGAGTCCCTCTCATTTCTGAATGATAGTAACACATCAGAATACACCGAGAACATCCCTGGCTTATCTTTCACCAGCCACAAATGGAGGGACTAA
- the LOC134583262 gene encoding protein kinase C delta type-like isoform X3, with translation MLATLKNKTARVAVKVIKKRPMKAHRIVEERNVLKAAGECPFLCPGLAAFQTPAHAFFVMPHVSGGNLSDILKKEHCLDRHKVKFMSAEMVCGIQFLHRHGIIHRDLKPDNILFERNGHVKIADFGVVATDIFSGDTTTGVIGSRIYMAPEVILIQAYGPAADWWSFGSINYEMLSGRHPFFTGQEIELYNACVTTVEPRYPCSFAGVTHDFLSKLLTKDPKLRLGVNGDIRGHPFYSGIDWKNLEAKKIPPPYQPRVPYGDLSSECQEESLSFLNDSNTSEYTENIPGLSFTSHKWRD, from the exons ATGCTGGCAACGCTAAAAAACAAGACCGCAAGAGTGGCTGTGAAAGTCATCAAGAAAAGGCCAATGAAGGCACATAGGATTGTTGAAGAGAGGAATGTCCTGAAGGCGGCAGGTGAATGCCCCTTCCTCTGCCCTGGATTAGCTGCCTTTCAGACACCG GCCCACGCGTTCTTCGTTATGCCACATGTGAGTGGAGGCAACCTGAGCGATATCCTCAAGAAGGAACACTGCCTCGATCGCCACAAAGTAAA ATTTATGTCAGCAGAAATGGTCTGTGGCATCCAATTTCTCCACAGACATGGCATTATTCATCG AGACCTTAAGCCAGATAATATATTGTTTGAGAGAAATGGCCATGTTAAGATTGCCGATTTTGGAGTGGTGGCAACAGATATATTTTCAGGAGACACTACCACGGGTGTGATTGGGTCTAGGATCTACATGGCCCCAGAG GTGATTTTAATCCAGGCGTACGGCCCTGCAGCTGACTGGTGGTCCTTCGGCTCGATTAATTATGAGATGCTGAGTGGAAGGCACCCATTTTTCACCGGTCAGGAAATAGAACTTTACAATGCCTGTGTGACGACCGTGGAACCCCGTTACCCATGCTCATTTGCAGGAGTAACACATGACTTCCTATCTAAG CTCCTCACGAAAGACCCAAAATTGCGCCTTGGGGTAAATGGTGACATCAGGGGTCATCCATTTTACAGCGGGATAGATTGGAAGAACTTGGAGGCCAAAAAAATTCCTCCTCCATACCAGCCACGAGTG CCTTATGGCGACCTATCATCTGAGTGCCAGGAGGAGTCCCTCTCATTTCTGAATGATAGTAACACATCAGAATACACCGAGAACATCCCTGGCTTATCTTTCACCAGCCACAAATGGAGGGACTAA